A part of Pongo pygmaeus isolate AG05252 chromosome 14, NHGRI_mPonPyg2-v2.0_pri, whole genome shotgun sequence genomic DNA contains:
- the LOC129011300 gene encoding coiled-coil-helix-coiled-coil-helix domain-containing protein 2-like, which produces MPCGSRSCTSRMTPPANRAPQLRVAPRPAPAAQPPAAAPPSAVGSPAAAPRLMAQMATTAAGVAVGSAVGHTLGHAITGGFSGGSNAEPARPDITYQEPQGTQLAQQQQRCFYEIKQFLECAQNHGDIKLCEGFNEVLKQCRLAKRLA; this is translated from the coding sequence ATGCCGTGTGGAAGCCGAAGCTGCACCTCCCGCATGACCCCTCCAGCCAACCGGGCCCCTCAGTTGAGAGTTGCACCCAGGCCAGCACCAGCCGCTCAGCCACCAGCAGCGGCACCCCCATCTGCAGTTGGCTCTCCTGCTGCTGCGCCCCGTCTGATGGCCCAGATGGCAACCACTGCAGCTGGCGTAGCTGTGGGCTCTGCCGTGGGGCACACACTGGGTCACGCCATTACTGGGGGGTTTAGTGGAGGAAGTAATGCTGAGCCTGCGAGGCCTGACATCACTTACCAGGAGCCTCAGGGAACCCAGctggcccagcagcagcagcGTTGCTTCTATGAGATCAAACAGTTTTTGGAGTGTGCCCAGAACCATGGTGACATCAAGCTGTGTGAGGGTTTCAATGAGGTGCTGAAACAGTGCCGACTTGCAAAACGATTGGCCTAA
- the LOC129011490 gene encoding transmembrane emp24 domain-containing protein 4-like, with the protein MGRQALLLLALCATGAWGLYFHIGETEKRCFIEEIPDETMVIGNYRTQMWDKQKEVFLPSTPGLGMHVEVKDPDGKVVLSRQYGSEGRFTFTSHTPGDHQICLHSNSTRMALFAGGKLRVHLDIQVGEHANNYPEIAAKDKLTELQLRARQLLDQVEQIQKEQDYQRYREERFRLTSESTNQRVLWWSIAQTVILILTGIWQMRHLKSFFEAKKLV; encoded by the coding sequence ATGGGGCGGCAGGCACTGCTGCTTCTCGCGCTGTGCGCCACAGGCGCCTGGGGGCTCTACTTCCACATCGGCGAGACCGAGAAGCGGTGTTTCATCGAGGAAATCCCCGACGAGACCATGGTCATCGGCAACTATCGTACCCAGATGTGGGATAAGCAGAAGGAGGTCTTTCTGCCCTCGACCCCTGGCCTGGGCATGCACGTGGAAGTGAAGGACCCCGACGGCAAGGTGGTGCTGTCCCGGCAGTACGGCTCGGAGGGCCGCTTCACGTTCACCTCCCACACGCCCGGTGACCATCAAATCTGTCTACACTCCAACTCTACCAGGATGGCTCTCTTCGCTGGCGGCAAACTGCGTGTGCATCTCGACATCCAGGTTGGGGAGCATGCCAACAACTACCCTGAGATTGCTGCAAAAGATAAGCTGACGGAGCTACAGCTCCGCGCCCGCCAGTTGCTTGATCAGGTGGAACAGATTCAGAAGGAGCAGGATTACCAAAGGTATCGTGAAGAGCGCTTCCGACTGACGAGTGAGAGCACCAACCAGAGGGTCCTATGGTGGTCCATTGCTCAGACTGTCATCCTCATCCTCACTGGCATTTGGCAGATGCGTCACCTCAAGAGCTTCTTTGAGGCCAAGAAGCTGGTGTAG